A stretch of the Bacteroidota bacterium genome encodes the following:
- a CDS encoding aldo/keto reductase yields the protein MEYRRLGKSGLQVSALSFGSWVTFAHQIENNVAEECMKVAYDNGINFFDNAEAYAGGKSEVVMGNILKKMNWDRSTYVVSSKVFWGGKLPNQMGLSKKHIVEACNNALKRLQVDYLDLYFCHRPDKNTPIEESVRAMDTLIQQGKILYWGTSEWSAQEIMEAYSIARQYGLTPPTMEQPQYNMFHREKFEVEFNKLYSEIGLGTTIWSPLASGLLTGKYNNEIPKDTRFELANMEWLKKEALGEEGKEKIEKARILATLAKELDTNLPRLALAWCLKNKNVSTVITGASKVEQLKDNLQALEVVEKLTEEVLLSIETILNNKPKHPAY from the coding sequence ATGGAATATAGAAGACTAGGAAAATCAGGATTACAAGTAAGCGCTTTGTCCTTTGGATCATGGGTGACCTTCGCTCACCAAATTGAAAACAATGTAGCGGAAGAATGCATGAAAGTGGCATACGACAATGGCATCAACTTTTTTGACAATGCCGAAGCTTATGCCGGTGGAAAGTCGGAAGTTGTGATGGGTAACATTCTAAAAAAAATGAACTGGGACCGCTCTACTTATGTTGTTTCCAGTAAAGTTTTTTGGGGAGGAAAACTTCCCAACCAAATGGGGTTGAGCAAAAAACACATCGTAGAAGCCTGTAACAATGCACTCAAACGTTTGCAAGTAGACTACTTGGATTTATATTTTTGTCACCGCCCGGATAAAAACACACCCATCGAAGAATCCGTCCGCGCCATGGATACCTTGATTCAACAAGGGAAAATTTTATACTGGGGAACCAGCGAATGGAGCGCTCAGGAAATTATGGAAGCGTATAGCATCGCGCGTCAATACGGACTCACTCCCCCTACCATGGAGCAGCCACAATACAACATGTTTCACCGCGAAAAATTTGAAGTGGAATTTAATAAACTCTATTCTGAAATCGGTTTAGGAACAACAATCTGGTCGCCACTTGCATCCGGACTTCTTACCGGAAAATACAACAACGAAATTCCGAAAGACACCCGTTTCGAATTAGCAAACATGGAATGGCTAAAAAAAGAAGCACTCGGAGAAGAAGGCAAAGAAAAAATTGAAAAGGCTAGAATATTAGCAACACTCGCAAAAGAATTGGATACGAACCTGCCGCGCTTAGCATTGGCATGGTGCTTAAAAAATAAAAATGTAAGTACGGTTATCACCGGTGCCTCCAAAGTAGAACAACTAAAAGATAATTTACAGGCGTTAGAAGTAGTCGAAAAACTAACCGAAGAAGTGCTACTTTCGATTGAAACCATTCTGAACAATAAACCCAAACACCCCGCCTATTAA
- a CDS encoding T9SS type A sorting domain-containing protein, translated as MINRLFLSFVVSIYPFFSVVYSQTGPAGVGTNTTSVNQIRFWVKADVAVFNDAGTTLASNTNLVQQWNDQSGLANNAIQLTAARKPRYITNAVNGLPALRFVGTTFITATAFPGIANNVGYTYIVVFKDTSFVAGTQGDGAGDYIIDRGLPGAEANELCSFKVSNTNRYGFQKRDGGGGGLGGPVSTSTVNTASYQIINYRQIPGATKVYDLFVDGTLETTVSSADANYVPPVPQIGHHYQPALGGMKGYIAEVLVYNYNLNNAQIHILNSHLAAKYGLTVANDKYAGDTPANGNYDFEVAGIGREASATAINTTSSSSVSGGLEATQGGVTFENNEYLVYGHQSGANGMNFSDIGGMSAGSWVGRWERIWYLDFTHIGGTDETVNLTFDISDGGMGSPSASTASNYKLLYRSGLSGSWTESAIVPTLSGDRITFSGLVYNTFGDGYYTIGTLDNAVSPLPIELLNFSAIACGNEVCVEWTTASESSNDYFTIEKTLDGINYIPFVTLNGAGNSTSVLNYSTKDNTPFDGMSFYRLKQTDFDGNHSYSHLEKVIFADENATSFELLQNPSDGTLIDVLISGREDEMKIVINDALGKDCGSTTIRIKNASQERYSIAPCSRLASGVYYVTATSKNQFFYKKLIVK; from the coding sequence ATGATTAATAGATTATTCCTTTCGTTTGTTGTCTCAATTTATCCGTTTTTTTCCGTTGTTTATTCTCAAACAGGTCCTGCAGGTGTTGGAACGAATACAACCTCTGTGAATCAAATTAGATTTTGGGTTAAAGCAGATGTTGCTGTATTTAATGATGCAGGAACAACACTTGCTTCCAATACAAATTTGGTTCAACAATGGAATGATCAATCGGGATTAGCAAATAATGCAATTCAGCTTACGGCTGCAAGGAAACCAAGATATATTACGAATGCAGTAAATGGTTTACCTGCATTGAGATTTGTTGGAACAACCTTTATTACTGCTACTGCTTTTCCTGGAATAGCTAACAATGTGGGTTATACTTATATCGTTGTATTTAAAGACACTTCATTTGTTGCAGGAACTCAAGGTGATGGTGCCGGAGATTATATTATTGATAGAGGATTGCCAGGGGCAGAGGCGAATGAATTATGCAGTTTTAAAGTTAGCAATACCAATAGGTATGGCTTCCAGAAAAGAGATGGTGGCGGAGGTGGTCTTGGAGGGCCAGTTAGCACGTCCACTGTGAATACCGCTTCTTATCAAATTATAAACTATCGACAAATTCCGGGTGCTACAAAAGTGTACGATCTTTTTGTGGATGGAACTTTAGAAACTACCGTGTCTTCTGCTGATGCTAATTATGTGCCTCCGGTTCCTCAAATCGGTCACCACTATCAGCCGGCTCTTGGTGGCATGAAAGGTTATATTGCTGAGGTGCTTGTGTATAATTATAATTTAAACAATGCGCAGATTCATATATTGAATAGCCATTTGGCTGCAAAATATGGATTAACAGTCGCAAACGATAAATATGCTGGAGACACTCCTGCAAATGGAAATTATGATTTTGAGGTTGCAGGAATTGGAAGAGAGGCATCTGCAACAGCAATAAATACAACTTCTTCTTCTTCTGTTAGTGGAGGTTTAGAAGCAACACAAGGTGGTGTTACTTTTGAAAACAATGAATATTTAGTTTATGGCCATCAATCAGGTGCAAACGGAATGAATTTTTCAGATATCGGTGGAATGAGTGCCGGTTCGTGGGTTGGTCGTTGGGAGCGAATTTGGTATCTCGATTTTACGCATATTGGTGGCACAGATGAAACCGTTAATTTAACCTTTGATATCAGTGATGGAGGGATGGGATCCCCATCAGCTTCTACTGCCTCAAATTATAAATTACTATATCGATCGGGACTTTCAGGCAGCTGGACAGAGTCAGCGATTGTTCCTACACTTTCAGGTGATAGAATTACGTTTTCCGGTTTGGTTTATAATACCTTTGGTGATGGTTATTATACAATCGGAACGCTTGATAATGCCGTTAGCCCTTTGCCGATTGAACTGCTTAATTTTTCTGCAATCGCCTGTGGGAATGAGGTTTGTGTTGAATGGACAACTGCATCAGAATCATCCAACGATTATTTTACTATTGAGAAGACGCTGGATGGCATCAATTATATTCCTTTTGTCACTTTAAATGGTGCAGGAAACAGTACCTCTGTCTTAAATTATTCAACGAAAGATAATACCCCTTTCGATGGCATGTCCTTTTATCGTTTGAAACAAACAGATTTTGATGGAAATCATTCGTATTCACATTTGGAGAAAGTGATTTTTGCGGATGAAAATGCTACTTCCTTCGAATTACTACAGAACCCTTCAGATGGAACACTGATTGACGTCTTAATTTCTGGTCGTGAAGATGAAATGAAAATTGTGATTAATGATGCCTTGGGAAAAGATTGTGGCTCAACAACGATTCGTATTAAAAATGCGTCTCAAGAAAGATATTCAATAGCCCCATGTAGCAGACTCGCTTCCGGAGTTTACTATGTTACAGCCACTTCGAAGAATCAGTTTTTTTACAAAAAGTTGATTGTAAAATAG
- a CDS encoding T9SS type A sorting domain-containing protein, translating into MKKLFLIPIALLSINLAFSQGDCTSQVALCSGGVTGTCANGSNDAELVVGNRGCLTSNESTNRSYWYSVCFSTTGTFQFTLNPNGGSNDMDWGMWGPNPTCPISTTTAPIRCSYAAVGGSDNTGINSANNAPATDLTEGAAGNQWVQDLAVTAGQCYYILINQYGGGGNTFSITTGGTATVNCATALPMELLSFDAHLNADKVEVTWTTASETNNDYFTIQKSKDAQIFEDLFQVDGAGNSTSIINYFDMDRSPYEGLSYYRLAQTDYNGFVSHSNIVPVEYHPNGESSINLFPNPLDESAISYLELNQFGEQEVLVVLRDVLGKELFTKVIITKSNNELVAINQDGNLPKGAYLITASSNNKIYSKRLIVK; encoded by the coding sequence ATGAAAAAACTATTCTTAATCCCCATTGCTTTATTATCAATTAATCTTGCATTTTCTCAAGGAGATTGTACTTCCCAGGTTGCTTTATGCAGTGGAGGTGTTACCGGAACATGCGCCAATGGTTCGAATGATGCTGAGTTGGTTGTCGGAAACAGAGGCTGCTTGACAAGTAATGAGTCAACTAATAGATCCTATTGGTACAGTGTCTGTTTTTCTACCACAGGAACTTTTCAATTTACTTTAAATCCAAATGGAGGGAGTAACGACATGGACTGGGGAATGTGGGGGCCAAATCCAACCTGTCCGATTTCTACTACAACTGCACCAATAAGATGCTCTTATGCAGCTGTTGGTGGTTCTGATAATACCGGAATTAACTCAGCCAATAATGCTCCAGCTACTGATTTAACGGAAGGCGCAGCCGGAAACCAATGGGTGCAAGATTTAGCCGTTACGGCAGGTCAATGTTATTATATATTAATCAATCAATACGGTGGTGGAGGGAACACCTTTTCAATTACCACCGGTGGTACAGCAACAGTAAATTGTGCAACGGCACTTCCAATGGAGTTGCTCAGTTTTGATGCACATTTGAATGCGGATAAAGTGGAAGTCACTTGGACAACTGCTTCTGAGACCAACAATGATTATTTTACCATTCAAAAGAGCAAGGATGCACAAATTTTTGAAGATTTATTCCAAGTAGATGGTGCCGGAAATAGTACTTCCATCATCAATTACTTTGATATGGATAGAAGTCCGTATGAAGGATTATCGTATTATCGCTTAGCTCAAACCGATTACAATGGTTTTGTTTCTCATTCAAATATTGTTCCGGTTGAATACCATCCTAATGGAGAGTCGTCCATTAATTTGTTCCCTAACCCTTTAGATGAAAGTGCTATTTCATATTTGGAATTAAATCAATTCGGTGAACAAGAAGTATTGGTGGTTTTAAGAGATGTGCTCGGAAAAGAATTATTTACGAAAGTCATAATCACAAAATCAAACAATGAGCTTGTTGCAATTAATCAAGATGGGAATTTACCGAAAGGAGCTTATTTGATTACTGCATCTAGCAACAATAAAATATATAGTAAACGATTAATTGTAAAGTAG
- a CDS encoding GNAT family N-acetyltransferase: protein MIIKEPQTSQEFEAYYLLRYEVLRKPWNQPVGSEKDNFEDSSVHIMACDQNNNILGVCRLQYNSPSEAQLRFMGVRENTQGLGIGKLLIAYAEEKAKQQGATKMILQAREIAVDFYKKCGYQIVEKSFLMWNEIQHYLMEKPL, encoded by the coding sequence ATAATCATAAAAGAGCCTCAAACATCGCAAGAGTTTGAGGCTTATTATTTACTGCGCTACGAAGTACTTCGTAAACCATGGAATCAACCGGTTGGTAGCGAAAAGGACAATTTCGAAGACTCTTCCGTTCACATCATGGCCTGCGATCAAAACAACAACATTTTAGGGGTTTGTCGCTTGCAATACAACTCTCCTTCCGAAGCGCAATTGCGTTTTATGGGAGTGAGAGAAAACACACAAGGCTTAGGCATTGGCAAATTACTCATCGCCTATGCGGAAGAAAAAGCAAAACAACAAGGCGCAACAAAAATGATTTTGCAAGCCCGCGAAATTGCAGTTGACTTTTATAAAAAATGTGGCTATCAAATCGTTGAGAAAAGCTTTTTGATGTGGAATGAAATCCAACATTATTTAATGGAGAAACCATTATAA
- a CDS encoding CoA transferase gives MSGLFKDLKVVELANVLAGPAVGLFFSELGAKVIKVENKSTNGDVTRSWKLPSENVQSKSSAYYAAVNWNKATVFADFKNTSEKLKIHALIKTADVVIANYKKGDDVKLGMDYNTLKKLNPKLIYGQISGFGENSSRTAFDLVLQAETGFMFMNGTTTSGPIKMPVALIDILAAHQLKEGILVALLNKLKTGKGAKVSVSLYDAAIASLANQATNWLMAKHNPQPIGSLHPNIAPYGELFSTADKKLIVLAVGNDKQFKQLCSVLKSEKLITDKKFSTNSQRVKNRTALFEILKKEIKKHKATELMKQFIQKDIPAGRIKSVKEALEEKPAKQLLLKENTVLNGRSIRVKSNIFKITN, from the coding sequence ATGAGTGGATTATTCAAAGATCTCAAAGTGGTTGAATTGGCGAATGTTTTAGCCGGACCCGCTGTTGGACTATTTTTTTCAGAACTGGGTGCGAAGGTGATCAAAGTTGAAAATAAATCAACCAACGGTGATGTAACGCGCAGCTGGAAATTGCCTTCTGAAAATGTTCAATCGAAAAGCTCTGCGTATTATGCAGCGGTCAACTGGAACAAAGCAACAGTGTTTGCTGATTTTAAAAATACTTCTGAAAAATTAAAAATTCATGCACTCATAAAAACAGCTGATGTTGTGATTGCAAATTATAAAAAAGGAGACGATGTAAAACTGGGCATGGATTACAATACGCTCAAAAAATTAAACCCGAAACTCATCTATGGACAGATTTCCGGATTTGGTGAAAACAGCAGCCGAACCGCATTTGATTTGGTATTGCAAGCGGAAACCGGTTTTATGTTTATGAACGGAACAACAACCAGCGGTCCTATAAAAATGCCGGTTGCACTGATTGATATTCTTGCTGCACACCAATTAAAAGAAGGGATTTTGGTGGCACTCCTCAACAAATTAAAAACAGGAAAAGGTGCAAAAGTATCGGTTTCACTATACGATGCGGCCATTGCATCGCTTGCCAACCAAGCAACCAACTGGCTGATGGCGAAACACAATCCGCAACCCATCGGTTCGTTGCATCCGAACATTGCACCTTATGGAGAATTGTTTTCCACGGCCGACAAAAAATTAATTGTATTAGCAGTTGGAAACGACAAACAATTTAAACAACTCTGTTCGGTTTTAAAATCAGAAAAATTAATCACCGACAAAAAATTTTCTACGAATAGCCAACGTGTAAAAAACAGAACAGCTTTGTTTGAAATTTTAAAAAAGGAAATAAAAAAACACAAGGCAACCGAATTGATGAAGCAATTTATTCAGAAAGATATTCCGGCAGGAAGAATAAAATCGGTGAAGGAAGCACTGGAAGAAAAACCGGCTAAACAACTTTTATTGAAAGAAAACACTGTATTGAACGGCCGTTCAATCAGAGTAAAATCTAACATCTTTAAGATAACTAATTAA
- a CDS encoding T9SS type A sorting domain-containing protein, which yields MKKIIFTLLLFAFCLYAESQNLIPNPSFEIYDTCPYNPSQINFAPPWFSANTGTPDYFNSCNSSFFNVPNNFLGYQTAKSGLGYCGLTFYNNTTAANLREYIEIQLSDTLITGVTYCVSFYVSLANVSRYATSNISAYFSNSILTNATQNYINVIPQIQNDTNNIVTDTVNWFLVWDTYVAVGGEKYFTIGNFETNINSKIDSIVGNFQPDAYYYVDDISVIDCDSLVGIPELPKKSSFLVYPNPNMGTMEVSYSLNVNETGSFEIYEISGKKVTTFSLNNNETKLKIENSQLSAGVYYYNIRINNQIIQTEKLILVK from the coding sequence ATGAAAAAAATAATTTTCACACTTCTGCTTTTTGCTTTCTGCTTGTATGCTGAATCTCAAAACTTAATTCCGAATCCCAGTTTCGAAATTTACGACACTTGTCCATACAACCCTAGCCAAATTAACTTTGCACCCCCCTGGTTTTCTGCAAACACTGGCACACCTGATTACTTTAATTCATGCAACTCAAGCTTTTTTAATGTACCAAATAACTTCCTAGGCTACCAAACAGCGAAAAGTGGATTAGGTTATTGTGGATTAACATTCTATAACAATACAACGGCTGCTAATTTAAGAGAGTATATTGAAATCCAACTAAGTGACACACTTATTACTGGTGTTACTTATTGTGTAAGTTTTTACGTATCACTAGCAAATGTATCTCGATATGCCACAAGTAATATTTCAGCATACTTTAGCAATTCCATTTTAACTAACGCTACACAAAATTATATTAATGTTATTCCACAAATTCAAAATGACACAAATAACATTGTTACTGATACAGTAAATTGGTTTTTAGTTTGGGATACATATGTTGCTGTTGGAGGGGAAAAATATTTTACAATTGGTAATTTTGAAACAAACATAAATTCAAAAATTGATTCTATCGTAGGCAATTTTCAACCAGATGCCTACTATTATGTTGATGACATAAGCGTTATTGATTGTGATTCATTAGTTGGAATACCTGAACTTCCTAAAAAATCAAGCTTTCTTGTTTACCCAAATCCAAACATGGGTACAATGGAAGTATCATATTCTTTAAATGTGAATGAAACTGGCAGTTTTGAAATATATGAGATCTCTGGCAAAAAAGTTACAACCTTTTCTTTAAACAATAATGAGACTAAATTGAAAATTGAAAACAGCCAATTATCTGCAGGAGTATATTATTACAACATCCGAATTAATAACCAAATTATACAAACAGAGAAATTGATACTAGTAAAATAA
- a CDS encoding glycoside hydrolase family 9 protein, protein MGKSTKHLSLSICFFVVSLFAVAVPATITQFIKIDQFGYKTTDQKIAVISDPQIGYNSAFSFAPGTTYQVRNWITDAIVFSGAITVWNSGATHAQSGDVVYWFDFSSVVAPGSYYVFDPTNNVGSYRFEINDCVYNDVLKISMRMFYYQRCGFAKSYPFVDTGYVDGASHLGTQQDLDCRLYSSPTVGTSKNLSGGWYDAGDYNKYVNFTWSTLCDMLLAYEERPSVWADDYNIPESGNSIPDILDEVKYELDWLLKMQNSDGSVLSVIGGGGASPPSADGTARRYGPANTSATLSAAGIFALAAKQYNAIGMTTYGTTLQTAAINAWTWANANPSVTFYNSGVLAAGEQELDAYGTLCRKFGAAVYLYALTGNTTYRTFVDANYNNIHLLMWTFAYPFEGPEQDMCLYYAALPGATVSVRNAINAAYTNSLSVWNADNLPAYTNSTDAYRAYLNDGNYTWNSNQTKSKQANMFLAMNRYNFDAGNATNYTNAASGFLHYFHGVNPNSKTYLSNMSKFGAENSVTSFYHSWFHDGSALWDEVGVSTYGPAPGFIPGGVNPSYDWDGCCPSGCGSAANNAMCVAESLDPPKNQPIQKSWKDFNTSWPVNSWTISEAGIYTQAAYVRMLSKFATNPCVITTGVQQLAATTGLVETLYPQPAENKIAVKFYGHENTAVSIHVVDVNGKEVLNQQEVIGSNSLLDIDVTNLSSGIYFIRFVTNNQVEVKKMVKN, encoded by the coding sequence ATGGGAAAATCTACTAAACACCTCAGTTTGAGTATCTGCTTTTTTGTTGTATCACTTTTTGCAGTGGCAGTTCCGGCAACCATTACTCAGTTTATAAAAATTGATCAATTCGGTTATAAAACCACCGATCAAAAAATAGCGGTCATCAGTGATCCGCAAATTGGGTATAATTCTGCTTTTTCTTTTGCTCCCGGCACAACCTATCAAGTTCGAAACTGGATAACCGATGCAATTGTTTTTTCTGGAGCAATCACTGTTTGGAACAGCGGTGCAACACATGCACAATCCGGTGATGTTGTTTATTGGTTCGATTTTTCATCGGTGGTAGCACCGGGTAGTTATTATGTATTTGATCCAACAAACAATGTTGGATCGTATCGATTTGAAATCAACGATTGTGTGTACAATGATGTATTAAAAATTAGTATGCGCATGTTTTATTATCAGCGTTGTGGCTTTGCTAAATCCTATCCCTTTGTCGATACCGGTTATGTAGATGGAGCGAGTCATTTAGGAACTCAGCAAGATTTGGATTGTCGATTGTATTCATCACCAACAGTTGGAACGTCTAAAAATCTTTCCGGTGGCTGGTACGATGCGGGCGACTACAACAAATATGTAAATTTTACCTGGAGCACCTTGTGCGATATGCTCTTGGCGTATGAAGAAAGACCAAGTGTTTGGGCCGATGATTACAACATTCCGGAGTCAGGAAATAGTATTCCGGATATTTTAGATGAGGTGAAGTATGAATTGGATTGGTTATTAAAAATGCAAAATTCAGATGGTTCTGTATTAAGTGTGATTGGTGGTGGAGGTGCGAGTCCGCCTTCGGCTGATGGCACAGCCAGAAGATATGGTCCTGCCAATACTTCAGCAACATTATCTGCCGCAGGTATTTTTGCATTAGCAGCCAAACAATACAATGCCATTGGAATGACCACCTATGGAACAACTTTACAAACAGCTGCGATAAATGCATGGACATGGGCAAACGCTAACCCGAGTGTGACCTTTTACAATTCAGGCGTTTTAGCTGCAGGTGAACAAGAGTTGGATGCCTACGGAACCTTGTGCAGAAAATTTGGAGCAGCAGTATATTTATATGCATTAACCGGTAACACTACCTATCGAACATTTGTAGATGCCAATTACAATAATATCCATTTATTGATGTGGACATTTGCGTATCCTTTTGAAGGCCCTGAACAAGATATGTGTTTGTATTATGCAGCTTTGCCAGGAGCTACGGTTTCGGTTCGTAATGCAATTAATGCAGCGTATACCAATTCGTTAAGTGTCTGGAATGCGGATAATCTTCCAGCATACACCAACAGCACCGATGCGTATCGTGCGTATTTGAACGATGGCAATTATACGTGGAACAGCAATCAAACAAAATCGAAGCAAGCGAATATGTTTCTTGCCATGAATCGGTATAATTTTGATGCGGGAAATGCAACCAACTATACCAATGCTGCTTCGGGCTTCTTACATTATTTTCATGGTGTCAATCCCAATTCAAAAACCTATTTGAGTAACATGTCGAAATTTGGTGCAGAAAACTCTGTTACTTCTTTTTATCATAGCTGGTTTCATGACGGAAGTGCTTTGTGGGATGAAGTTGGTGTTTCAACATATGGACCGGCTCCGGGCTTTATTCCGGGCGGAGTAAATCCTTCGTATGATTGGGATGGTTGTTGTCCGAGTGGCTGTGGTAGCGCAGCAAACAATGCGATGTGTGTAGCTGAAAGTTTGGATCCGCCCAAAAATCAGCCGATTCAAAAATCATGGAAAGATTTTAATACCAGTTGGCCGGTTAATTCATGGACCATCTCCGAAGCCGGAATCTACACCCAAGCTGCCTATGTGCGTATGTTGTCGAAATTCGCGACCAATCCCTGTGTGATTACAACAGGTGTGCAACAACTTGCCGCAACTACCGGTTTGGTGGAAACACTGTATCCTCAACCTGCTGAAAATAAAATTGCCGTGAAATTTTATGGTCATGAAAATACAGCTGTTTCAATTCACGTTGTAGATGTAAATGGCAAGGAAGTGTTGAATCAACAGGAAGTGATTGGTTCAAACAGTTTGTTGGATATTGATGTCACAAACCTTTCTTCCGGAATCTATTTCATTCGTTTTGTGACGAACAATCAAGTGGAAGTAAAGAAAATGGTGAAAAATTAG
- a CDS encoding 2-dehydropantoate 2-reductase, whose translation MPKTKIAILGIGAVGGYFGGLLAEKYLHSENVEIIFIARERSAKIIKEKGLKIITPQNEKIVFPHLVSNDPKEIGKIDYLICCVKSYDLAESILQLKECIHPNTIILPLLNGVDAKSIIHSILPDAIVWDGCVYIISRLTEPGVITEGGKIHSLYFGSNEHPAALNDFLNLLKNAGIDAHLSENSQETIWEKFIFISVVASITSYLNKAIGPVLENEEHKALTHRLLNELIAVATASKIVLPKTIFEKTMATMERMPYETTSSMHSDFLKGGKTEYRSLTEYVVKLGAKVNVKTPEYERIVSALKDKTTSYS comes from the coding sequence ATGCCAAAAACAAAAATAGCAATCCTTGGAATTGGCGCAGTTGGTGGCTACTTCGGTGGATTGCTTGCTGAAAAATATCTGCATTCTGAAAATGTAGAAATCATTTTTATTGCCCGCGAAAGAAGTGCAAAGATCATCAAAGAGAAAGGGTTAAAAATCATTACCCCACAAAACGAGAAAATCGTTTTCCCTCATCTTGTTTCAAACGATCCTAAAGAAATTGGAAAAATTGATTATTTAATCTGTTGCGTTAAAAGTTATGATTTGGCTGAAAGCATTCTCCAACTGAAAGAATGCATCCACCCCAACACCATAATTCTTCCATTGCTAAATGGCGTTGATGCAAAATCTATTATTCATTCGATTTTGCCAGACGCAATTGTTTGGGATGGCTGTGTATATATTATTTCAAGACTTACCGAACCCGGAGTGATTACCGAAGGAGGAAAAATTCACAGTTTATATTTTGGCTCCAATGAACATCCTGCTGCATTAAACGACTTTTTAAACCTTTTAAAAAATGCAGGAATTGATGCACACCTTTCTGAAAATAGTCAAGAAACCATTTGGGAAAAATTCATCTTTATCTCGGTTGTTGCCAGTATCACCAGCTACCTAAACAAAGCCATTGGTCCGGTTTTAGAAAACGAGGAACACAAAGCACTTACCCATCGCCTACTGAATGAACTCATAGCGGTTGCAACAGCCTCAAAAATTGTTTTACCAAAAACGATTTTTGAAAAAACAATGGCCACCATGGAGCGAATGCCTTATGAAACAACTTCGTCCATGCACAGTGATTTTCTAAAAGGAGGAAAAACGGAATATCGGTCGCTTACCGAATATGTTGTGAAACTTGGAGCCAAGGTAAATGTTAAAACACCTGAATACGAAAGGATCGTGAGTGCTTTAAAAGATAAGACTACATCTTATTCTTAA
- a CDS encoding septum formation initiator family protein codes for MKKALTLLKNKYLITVVLLTVWVVFFDKNDLRTQLEFRKEVKKLEEERNYFAKEINSITSSLKELYTNPKTLEKFAREEYLMKRDNEDIFVIVEEQQK; via the coding sequence ATGAAAAAAGCACTTACTCTTTTAAAAAATAAATACCTGATTACTGTTGTTCTTTTAACGGTTTGGGTTGTTTTTTTTGACAAAAACGATCTGCGCACACAATTGGAATTCAGAAAAGAGGTAAAAAAATTAGAAGAAGAACGAAATTACTTTGCAAAAGAAATAAATAGCATTACCTCCAGCCTGAAAGAATTATATACCAATCCGAAAACACTTGAAAAATTTGCGCGTGAAGAATATTTAATGAAACGCGACAATGAAGATATCTTTGTAATTGTAGAAGAGCAACAAAAATAA